The DNA region AGAAATATGCAAAAAAGTATTAGCAGTTAAAAATACTAGAAATATTGGTAAAAAAGATATGAAATTAAATGATTTCATCGGAGATATAAAAGTAGATCCAGAAACATATGATGTTACTGTAAATGCAGAGTTGATTGAATCAAATTATGTTGAAACTGTACCAATGGCAAAAAAATACTTTTTATTTTAGGAATATTTGATGATAAAAAAGATTATAGATATAAAAAAAGATTTAGATAATTTTGATGATAAAGTTGAGTTATCTTGGTTTGATATGCAAAAACCAAATTTAAGTGCAATTACTAAAAATGGTGTAGAATTTATTATAAAAGTAAAATTTACTCATTTACATGAAAATGATTTTTTAGTGGATGAAGATGATTATAAAATAAAAGTAAGTAGATGCGAAGATGAAATTTATATTTTAAAATTTGATGATGTTTTAACTTTTGCAAAAACAGCATATGAGATTGGAAATAGACATCAGCCTATAATGATAAGTGATTTTCAAATTACTGCTTTGGAAGATATTTCAATTTTAGATATTATCAAACAGTGCCAATCAAATGAGAAGATTGATGTAAACAAAACAAAAGGCTATTTTAAACCAAATGGAAAAGCACATCACTCACACTAGTACAGATTTAAAAAGTCTTAGTAGATTTTTACAAATACTTGATGGAAGTTTTCCATCAGGTGTTTTTGTACACTCTTTTGGACTTGAACCACATATTTTAAAAAATGAAGTATTTGATATAAAA from Malaciobacter molluscorum LMG 25693 includes:
- a CDS encoding urease accessory protein UreE is translated as MIKKIIDIKKDLDNFDDKVELSWFDMQKPNLSAITKNGVEFIIKVKFTHLHENDFLVDEDDYKIKVSRCEDEIYILKFDDVLTFAKTAYEIGNRHQPIMISDFQITALEDISILDIIKQCQSNEKIDVNKTKGYFKPNGKAHHSH